A stretch of Triticum aestivum cultivar Chinese Spring chromosome 1D, IWGSC CS RefSeq v2.1, whole genome shotgun sequence DNA encodes these proteins:
- the LOC123182526 gene encoding cyclic nucleotide-gated ion channel 4, with translation MSGELSTLSSPSFAASPSPADDARSAGESTPLQVEAEAGSRSGGSGSTGVKLRRRWQRRRQQLGQWQWRVGDTWALDPRARWVREWNRAYLLACAAGLMVDPLFLYAVSVSGPLMCVFLDGWLAAAVTALRCMVDALHAWNFLTQLRVARAAATAVARGRRGIVDEEQADVDAAAARSLPAYARSRKGMALDFFVILPVMQVVVWVAAPAMIRAGSTTAVMTVLLVAFLLEYLPKIYHSVSFLRRTQDQSGHIFGTIWWGIVLNLMAYFVAAHAVGACWYLLGVQRATKCLKEQCSISGPPGCASGPLACPAPLYYGGAGAAASVAGDRLAWATDATARSVCLASGDKYQFGAYKWTVMLVANTSRLEKMLLPIFWGLMTLSTFGNLESTTEWLEIVFNIVTITGGLILVTMLIGNIKVFLNATTSKKQAMHTRLRSLEWWMKRKELPQSYRHRVRQFERQRWAATRGVDECQIVRDLPEALRRDIKYHLCLDLVRQVPLFQHMDDLVLENMCDRVRSLIYPKGETIVREGDPVQRMVFIVRGHLECRQELRNGATSCCMLGPGNFTGDELLSWCLRRPFVGRLPASSATLVTLESTEVFGLEAADVKYVTQHFRYTFTNERVRRSARYYSPSWRTWAAVAVQLAWRRYKHRKTLESLSFIRPRRPLSRCSSLGEEKLRLYTAILASPKPNQDDDFSF, from the exons ATGTCCGGCGAGCTCTCCACGCTCTCGTCGCCCTCgttcgccgcctcgccctccccgGCCGACGACGCGCGGTCAGCAGGAGAGTCGACCCCGCTGCAGGTCGAGGCCGAGGCCGGCAGCAGGTCCGGCGGCAGTGGCAGCACCGGCGTGAAgctccggcggcggtggcagcggcggcggcagcagctggggCAGTGGCAGTGGCGCGTCGGGGACACGTGGGCGCTGGACCCGCGCGCGCGGTGGGTGCGGGAGTGGAACCGCGCCTACCTGCTGGCCTGCGCGGCGGGGCTCATGGTGGACCCTCTCTTCCTGTACGCCGTGTCGGTGAGCGGCCCGCTCATGTGCGTCTTCCTCGACGGCTGGCTCGCCGCCGCGGTCACCGCGCTGCGCTGCATGGTGGACGCCCTGCACGCGTGGAACTTCCTCACGCAGCTCCGCGTCGCGCgcgccgcggccacggcggttGCGCGGGGCCGGCGAGGGATCGTGGACGAGGAGCAGGCCGACGTCGACGCCGCGGCCGCGCGAAGCCTGCCGGCGTACGCGAGGTCCAGGAAAGGAATGGCGCTCGACTTCTTCGTCATCCTCCCCGTGATGCAG GTGGTGGTTTGggtggcggcgccggcgatgaTCCGCGCGGGGTCGACGACGGCAGTGATGACGGTGCTGCTGGTGGCGTTCCTGCTGGAGTACCTGCCCAAGATCTACCACTCCGTCTCCTTCCTCCGGCGGACGCAGGACCAGTCGGGCcacatcttcggcaccatctggtgGGGCATCGTGCTCAACCTCATGGCCTACTTCGTCGCCGCCCAC GCGGTGGGCGCGTGCTGGTACCTGCTCGGGGTGCAGAGGGCCACCAAGTGCCTCAAGGAGCAGTGCTCCATCTCCGGGCCGCCGGGGTGCGCGTCGGGGCCGCTGGCGTGCCCCGCCCCTCTCTACTACGGTGGCGCCGGCGCCGCGGCGTCCGTCGCCGGCGACAGGCTCGCGTGGGCCACGGACGCCACGGCCAGGAGCGTGTGCCTCGCCAGCGGCGACAAGTACCAGTTCGGCGCCTACAAGTGGACGGTGATGCTGGTGGCCAACACGAGCCGGCTGGAGAAGATGCTGCTCCCCATCTTCTGGGGCCTCATGACGCTGAGCACGTTCGGGAACCTGGAGAGCACGACTGAGTGGCTGGAGATCGTGTTCAACATCGTGACCATCACTGGGGGGCTCATCCTGGTCACCATGCTCATCGGCAACATCAAGGTGTTCCTGAACGCGACCACGTCCAAGAAGCAGGCCATGCACACGCGGCTGCGGAGCCTGGAGTGGTGGATGAAGCGCAAGGAGCTGCCGCAGAGCTACCGGCACCGGGTGCGGCAGTTCGAGCGGCAGCGGTGGGCGGCCACCCGCGGCGTGGACGAGTGCCAGATCGTGCGCGACCTCCCCGAGGCCCTCCGCCGCGACATCAAGTACCACCtctgcctcgacctcgtccgccAGGTGCCCCTCTTCCAGCACATGGACGACCTCGTCCTCGAGAACATGTGCGACCGCGTCCGCTCCCTCATCTACCCCAAGGGCGAGACC atCGTGCGGGAGGGTGACCCGGTGCAGCGGATGGTGTTCATCGTGCGGGGGCACCTGGAGTGCAGGCAGGAGCTGCGGAACGGGGCGACGAGCTGCTGCATGCTGGGGCCGGGCAACTTCACGGGGGACGAGCTGCTGTCGTGGTGCCTGCGGCGGCCGTTCGTGGGGCGGCTGCCGGCGTCGTCGGCGACGCTGGTGACGCTGGAGAGCACGGAGGTGTtcgggctggaggcggcggacgtCAAGTACGTGACGCAGCACTTCCGCTACACCTTCACCAACGAGCGGGTGCGGCGGAGCGCGCGCTACTACTCGCCCAGCTGGCGCACCTGGGCCGCCGTCGCCGTGCAGCTGGCGTGGCGCCGCTACAAGCACCGCAAGACGCTCGAGTCGCTCTCCTTcatccgcccgcgccgcccgctgTCGCGCTGCTCGTCGCTCGGCGAGGAGAAGCTCCGGCTCTACACCGCCATCCTCGCCTCGCCCAAGCCCAACCAGGACGACGACTTCTCCTTCTAG
- the LOC123182527 gene encoding probable 1-acyl-sn-glycerol-3-phosphate acyltransferase 5: MMNGSTGSLGDHVNGKQVQSVDPPGLSSFNNGPRHCPLNALRRCRGVLCLVIMPVTACMMMVYLAPATTFVVRFFSVHYSRKWTCFLFGMWLAMFPFLFEKINRTRFVFSGEKVPPKECVLLFANHRTEVDWMYLWDLALRKGRLQSIKYILKKSLMKLPIFNWAFHIIEFIPVERNWEVDEPLIRRRLSELKNPKDPLWLAVFPEGTDYTEKKCIKSQEYAAEHGLPILKNVLLPKIKGFNCCLQELRSNLDAVYDITIAYKHRLPTFMDNVYGVDPSEVHVHTKIIQVSDIPTAEDEVSSWLTERFRLKDELLSDFLAQGHFPNEGTEEDLSTLKCVANFVAVIGMTAVFIYLTLFSSVWFRVFAACSASFLTYATLYSVHAPQIVCLPEAGAHAKKA, from the exons ATGATGAACGGTTCAACTGGTTCCCTAGGGGATCATGTGAACGGAAAGCAAGTGCAAAGTGTTGACCCTCCTGGTCTTTCAAGTTTTAACAATGGACCCAGACACTGTCCGTTGAATGCATTGAGACGCTGCCGTGGTGTACTATGCTTGGTGATTATGCCGGTGACCGCATGCATGATGATGGTTTACCTAGCCCCTGCGACAACCTTCGTTGTACGGTTTTTCAGTGTGCATTACAGCAGAAAGTGGACGTGCTTTCTGTTCGGGATGTGGTTAGCCATGTTTCCCTTTTTGTTTGAGAAGATCAACAGGACAAGGTTTGTTTTCTCTGGTGAAAAGGTGCCCCCAAAAGAGTGTGTCTTGCTGTTTGCTAACCACAGAACTGAGGTAGACTGGATGTACCTGTGGGATCTTGCATTGAGGAAAGGCCGTTTGCAGTCTATCAAGTACATTCTCAAGAAAAGTTTGATGAAGTTGCCTATTTTCAACTGGGCATTTCACATTATTGAGTTTATTCCAGTAGAGCGGAATTGGGAGGTTGACGAACCACTTATCCGAAGAAGGCTTTCTGAACTGAAGAACCCCAAGGATCCCCTTTGGCTCGCAGTTTTTCCAGAAGGCACTGATTATAC TGAGAAGAAATGCATCAAAAGTCAAGAGTATGCGGCAGAGCACGGTTTGCCTATTCTGAAAAATGTCCTCCTTCCCAAGATAAAGGGTTTCAATTGCTGCCTGCAAGAGCTGAGGAGTAACTTGGATGCTG TTTACGACATCACGATCGCATACAAGCATCGGCTCCCGACGTTCATGGACAACGTGTACGGTGTCGACCCTTCCGAGGTCCACGTCCACACCAAGATCATCCAGGTCTCTGACATACCAACAGCAGAGGACGAAGTATCCAGCTGGCTCACGGAGAGGTTCAGGCTGAAGGACGAGCTCCTGTCTGATTTTTTGGCACAAGGCCACTTCCCCAATGAAGGAACCGAAGAGGATCTGTCCACGCTCAAGTGCGTCGCGAATTTCGTTGCGGTGATCGGCATGACGGCCGTCTTCATCTACCTGACCCTGTTCTCGTCCGTGTGGTTCAGGGTCTTCGCGGCATGCAGCGCCTCTTTCCTCACGTATGCGACCCTGTACTCTGTACACGCGCCCCAGATCGTGTGTTTGCCGGAGGCCGGCGCCCACGCCAAGAAAGCTTGA